From the genome of Triticum aestivum cultivar Chinese Spring chromosome 1A, IWGSC CS RefSeq v2.1, whole genome shotgun sequence:
ATCGAGAATAATGGCGAAAAATGAAAGGGAATCGCCAAGACCGAAGgcgcataccttccggccatttcgtccAACACCTCGCTCGCAGGGGGAGCGGCACCGTTGAACGGCATCGCTGGAGCACCTCCTTGCGGCGGGATGGAGCGAGAGGTTGAAGAAGGTGGCTTCTTTGAAGCCGGAACCTTCCTCCGCTTTACGCCCGCGACCTTGCTGACCTTCTTCGCCGCTGGCCGGGATCGCGTTGCCGCGTTGGCGCCCGGAGTGCGGGCCATCGCGGCGGGGGCGgccggattcccgccctgcacgacaatgttgccctgccgcttgcgggcaggcgcggCTTGGGCTTGGGCGACGGTGGCGGGGCCAActtggccggcgacgagatccgcccgagCGGAAGGGGTGTGGtcgacctcgacggtgacgggggaTAGCAGGGGGGCGTCCATGGCGGCGACTGACGGCTGGGGAAGAGCAGTCGGAGCTTGCGGAGTGGGGGCAATGGTGCCGGAGGGTGCAGGGAGCGGGAAGGGccgcgcggaaatgtccctcccgccaaatctcgcgcGGGATAGGGGTTGAGCTCGGTTCGACCTCCCAGCCCGCGAAGATAGAGGttgagctcgggtcggcctcccagccCGCGAAGATAGAGGTTGGGGGAGAAGATTTGCTGCGCCCCGCAAAAAAAATTGCGGGTCGTGGCGGGATCCGGGGTCTGCTCGTGCAGATTTTCTGGCCCCGACCCgcaatttggcggttattttgcaggCCGGgacgttttgcggggtctgctagagttgctctaaccaaCTAAGGTCAGACTTAGGGTTTTTACCCTGGAGCTCGAGACCGGGTGCTCGAGAAGCACCACCCAACCGAAGTCATCCTAAATTATCTCCTCCACATTCCACGATCCCAGCAGCATAACAAGAAGCATACTTAGACGAGGGAGGATGGTCACATGCACCACCCAAATCCTGAGGTTGGGACGATCTGGCGCACCTGCACCGTCCTCACAAGTGACAGCTGATGAACGATCTGCATGAGACGACATCACCACATGCCGCCACTACCATCATCGTCGCATGTGGCAGCAGATTACTCCTATGTGGAGGACACGACCGCAGTTATGCATCGCCGTTAGCGATGTAGATCGCGAATCTTGCTGGATTTGAAGGTCCGAGCCCTTCCGGCGACCATTGTCCAGCAGATGCCGCGTCCATGGTGGCAATGACAGCTAGCCAAGCCCAACCGATAGTGCCCAGCAGCACGAGCTAGATCAGGTGCGATCACCCCGACATCTGCTACATAGGCATCGCCACATCCCCGTCGCGGCGCGGGTGATGGACGCAGCAACTGCTGCATTGCTACCGCACCCCGACACCGAAGGGAGCCTCTGGAAGCATTGCTAGCCCCGGCTCGATGAGCAGGCTCTCCAGATCGAGGGACATGGTGGCAGACTGGCGGTGCCAGCTCCCCTCCCTTTCCTCCGTGGCTTGTGTGCCTGCTGCAAACAACGCCATCAAGGATTGGGAAGGCCCGTTGCTGTCCGTGCTCAGCCATGAACCACTGCTGCCGCTGCATCATACCAGCCATTATTGGGTCACAAGGCGTCTGCGTGTACATCGCCAAAAACCATCGATCAACAGCAGGaacggagccccgccgccgccgtcagccgcGCGGGCAAGCCTGGCGGAGACTGCCGGCGGCGGTGAGGGAAGACGCACGGGAAGAGAGCCGCCTGAAAAAGTGGATCGCTAGCCGCCCGGCAATTGGACACCTGTTTTATTTTTTTCCATATACATTGTACGTTTTTTGTATATTCTATACACGCTTATGCATATTAACATTTATTCAAAATATTATGTAATTTCATTTTTATAATATATATGTTTAGAAATTTTTTGAATGTAAACAAAATTTAAAAAGCAAAGCAAAAAAAAGCAAGAACAAATGTGAAAGAAAGAGAGCGCTTAAGGCCTGTGGACCTCCAGCGTACTTGGCCGGCCCATTGTCGCCCGTTTCAGGCAAGAGTTCtgggggagcaactagttaacgagcgcttcttcgggagcctcgcaacgattagcgccatttggcgcgctctcagcattcgccacgtgtcgcgctctggacgctccctttggattttttttcgcacgcgttttcggctttttaaatggtttttttgggtttttcgatgttttggttttccccgtctttcttagcttttcgatcaaaaaaaataatttttttgcacgaaaaaaacgcgttttcttttattttcctttcgcgaaagtcacgttttttcttccgcgagaggcacggttgtgctttagcgagagtcacggctgtgcctttcggaaacgaaaaaaacacattttttgttttttttttctttcgcgagagtcacggttttgcttccgtgagaggcacggttgtgcttttgcgagagtcacggccgtgcctctcggaaaagggaaaaacaaaacgtgttttctgtttttttcgtgagagtcacggttttgcttccgcgagaggcacggttgtgctttcgcgaaagtcacgaccgtgcctttaggaaagggaaaaacaaaacgtgttttctttttttttctttcgtgagagtcacggttttgcttctgcgaaagacacggttgtgctttcgcgaaagtcacggccgtgcctctaggaaagaaaaaaaaatatgcgttttttgttttttttttctttcgcgagagtcacggttttgctttcgcgagaggcacggttgtgccttcgcgagagtcacggccgtgcctctcagaaacgaaaaaaaacgtgttttctatttttttccttccacgagagtcacggttttgctttcacgagaggcacgattgtgatttcgcgagaggcacgggtgtgcctctttcggaaagggaaaaaatcgTGCTCCTGGTTCGGTTTTTTCGCCCTGTTATTTTCGTCCgaattttttcgtgaaaaaaaatttgtcaaaacctatcaacatgggatctagttttgaagatctcgacgtgagaaattcaatgatgaaaacggtttaaaatttggacgcacggtttaagagataaaacgttttaaataaatgaatctacgaaaaaagaaaaactcctatgttgcgacaagtggcgcactgcaTGTACGCCATTTGTCGCGACCTGAGAAAGtagagtgttctttgcaacgagtactccttaattagtgatttcggagtTCTGGTCTTGCTACAATGCCCCAGATGTTTCAGAGCAACACCTAAAAAAAAGATGTTTCAGAGCAGCGACTTCAGGGAAGTTACTTTCGAGTTTGAGCTAGAGAATGTAATTTTGAAGCTCGTGATTTAGTTAAGACAGCTGTTTCACTGTCAGTGGATCGCCACATGTGGCTAGAGTGCTTATCAGACATTATTTGTATTCCTAAATGTCATTGAGTTTTAATAAAGTCCCTAGTTCATCTAAAAAAAGAAGTCGCTCCCCCAGATCTGATGTTTGCCGAACCAACGAGCCCACACGGCAAGCCTCTTTTGAAGCGATATTAAGACATGAAGGCCCAACCCGAGAAAATAGAAGAGAAGACGTCCCTCAGAAAAAAAAAAGAGCGAGAGAGGACACGGAGGGGTCCGGAGGCTAGAAAGAGAAGAAGGCTCTCGAGCGGCGGCTGCGCGACGAGGATatgagcggcgaggcggcggccggcggcggcggggaggcgaacGGCGTCCAGCCGAACGTGACCATCTACATCAATAACCTCAACGAGAAGATCAAACTCGAAGGTATCTTTCCCCTGCTTGAGCCCTCTCGCCTTCCTCCGCGCCCCCCTTGTCTAAACCCTAGGGAGATTCTCGCGGATTTCTTCTTTCCCGTGTAATGTATTCGCTACCTCTGGCTCGCCGTTGTTCCTCTGCGCTGGCCCGGTGGAAATCTCGGCGCTTCTCCAGGACACGTTTTGCCAGACACGTTGGTGCCCGCTAATGAAATTCCGTGTGCCAAGCCCGGCTGTTTTCCGGCGGAGGTAGTCGTTGTCTCGTGGAGAAGTGCCGCAGATATCTCGCGGATTAGTGGTTTAGCGTGTGCTGGTGTTAGAGATCTGGCGGTCTGCTTAATCCGAGGGCAGTCCTCTTTGTTTGATGTACCGAGCTAATAGAATCGAATCTGGGTCATGAAAGTAAGATTACATTCTCCAGTTTACCGAAGAAAAACAGCAATTGCATACCCTGTACTGCATCTCTGAATTTTGAAGTCGTTACAGTCGTTACAGATTTCTGCTGAGCCTTATTTAGTTTTACTTTTTGGAACCGATGCGGCTGACTAATATAATTTGCTGAATTCTTTACAGCACTTAAGAAGTCCCTCAATGCCGTTTTCTCCCAGTTTGGGAAAATCATTGAGGTGCTTGCTTTCAAGACTTTGAAGCATAAAGGGCAGGCATGGGTTGTGTTCGAAGATGTTGCATCAGCAACTGAGGCTTTGAAGAGGATGCAAGATTTTCCCTTCTATGACAAACCCATGGTGAGTTTACAGCTGAATTGGTGTTACAGCTTTGCTTGTCCCATAATTTGATCTGATCTGATTTTACTATATCCTGTTTTTTTTTTAGATATGTTACTATATCCTGTTTTTTTTTAGTTATGTTACTATATCCTGTTGTTCGTTGTGTTGTTAGCCAAGCGTATTGGGTTTATGAATACCATCTCAACAGAAAAAAGAGCATCTCTACTGCTTGCAATTATGTCATAATGTTATGGTTTGTCTAACATAATCTAGCATTTAAGCTTATTCAATTCTTTCTATTGAAGCGGTTTGTTCTAAGCAACATTACTGCCTAGGTGGTCTATAATCTATCTTGTTTGTGCTTAGATGACactccctccgtaccaaaataTAAGCTTGTTGTGCTTAGCGgaaaaaaacgtcttatattttgatacagagggagtatattattTGTATATACTAGGTCCCTTACTGGGCATGTCTAGTCAATACCAAACTAAACTTGAGTTGTTCAAATTGCTTAACTAACTATTGCACACATGCACATATGCTCTTTCATCTGCTCCTTTGCATTGCATTTTGACTTCTGAAGCTGTAGTATTTTTGTCACTCATGAAATCTTGTCTATTTGATTTCAGAAAATTCAATATGCCAAGACCAAGTCAGATGTTGTAGCAAAAGCTGATGGCACTTTCGTACCTCGAGAAAAAAGGAAGAGGAATGATGAGAAACGTAAGATCCCGGTTAATGTGCATACCCCTTTACATTTGCAGTTTTACTTTGGCCCCTCGGAACTTTATCTTGGTTTGCACTTCTTTATTTTGTTTGGACACGTAGCTTGCCATTTGTTAGCACGGTATGTTCAATATATTTTGTAAAACTTAACTGAAAGATGTGCTGGAGATGGACTCTGTTGCACGTAGCCATGGATTGTTGTTTATAACAGGTTAATAAATTGACTTGAGGAGGTATTGGTGTCACTACTAATACATTATCATAGTTTTCACTTTTCCTCTGCACATGTAGTGGGGCATACATTACTGCTAAAATGTTTAAAACAGCAAGAATCAGACCTTTTGCGGTCCTTGATTCCAGTCTTCAGTCCCCCATTTAAACATTTTTCTTAGGTGGTATATGCAGATTTTGCAACTAAGCTCAATAGATGCACTCATTCGCCTAAAAAAATCCAGATTATCTAAAAACAAAATTTCTTTTATTCTGTTCTTGCACTTACTGTTACTTCTACGAGAGTACCAGTATTAATTTGAATAGAAGCAAAAGATCAATAAAGCAGTCGTCGCCAGGTCTAAATATCAGATATCTGTTCAATTCACTGTATTTAGCTTTACACACTTTGTTGATAGAGTTGCTTCGTACTGGGAGGTACTACTTATTTTGCTGGTTTTTTATACGAGCTTATGGCAACTTGGCATCCTTTTAAATTCACGAGCAAAACTTAGTCTGCCTTGTTCTTTGATAATGCAGCTGAGAAGAAGCAGAAGCGTGAGCAGCACCATGATGTTAACCAGGCTGGCGTGGGCATGCATGCCTATCCTGGTGCTTATGGGGCTCCGCCGGTAAGTGCTGTAGAATTGATTAGAAATGTTCTTATTTATTCATTTTCTGTTGCGTAGAGGTTTTTGTTGTTGCATATGAACGATGGAATATGTTCTTGTGACCATGTTTTCCAAGCTCCATTCTTCTTTGCTTTGTGTTCACATACACAATCTCCTTTTAACTTCTTTGCTAGACATCCTGCCTGCTGTTTTGTTGTTCTATTTTGGGAATGGAGTTTGTATGTCTGCAAGCCAGTGATTCCTGCTTGCATAATTATGTAAGTAAAATTGGCATTCAACATATTAAGGCGATTCACTTTGCTTCGAGAAATAGCTTGAGATTTAGCAGGG
Proteins encoded in this window:
- the LOC123191664 gene encoding U1 small nuclear ribonucleoprotein A, whose protein sequence is MSGEAAAGGGGEANGVQPNVTIYINNLNEKIKLEALKKSLNAVFSQFGKIIEVLAFKTLKHKGQAWVVFEDVASATEALKRMQDFPFYDKPMKIQYAKTKSDVVAKADGTFVPREKRKRNDEKPEKKQKREQHHDVNQAGVGMHAYPGAYGAPPLSQLPFGAGPKVMMPEIIVPNNILFVQELPHDATALMLQMFFCQYPGFKEVRMIEAKPGIAFVEYGDEGQATAAMNLLQGFKIKENPMRITYAKK